The proteins below are encoded in one region of Natronococcus sp. CG52:
- a CDS encoding RidA family protein, whose product MDAINSADAPDSIGPFSQAVVHDDTVYVSGQGPVNPDTGEVDVESIEEQTARTLENIGAILEEAGTSLENVVKANVYVTDMDDYDAVNESYAEYVSEPYPARCAVEVSDLPIDIGVEIEVVAAL is encoded by the coding sequence ATGGACGCGATCAACTCGGCAGACGCACCCGATAGTATCGGACCGTTTTCGCAAGCGGTCGTTCACGACGACACCGTCTACGTCTCCGGACAGGGGCCGGTGAATCCCGACACGGGCGAGGTCGACGTCGAGAGCATCGAGGAGCAGACCGCACGGACGCTCGAGAACATCGGCGCGATCCTCGAGGAAGCAGGCACGTCGCTCGAGAACGTCGTCAAGGCGAACGTCTACGTCACCGATATGGACGATTACGACGCCGTAAACGAGTCCTACGCCGAGTACGTGTCGGAGCCGTACCCGGCGCGCTGCGCCGTCGAGGTCTCCGACCTGCCGATCGACATCGGCGTCGAGATCGAGGTCGTCGCGGCGCTGTGA
- a CDS encoding Nramp family divalent metal transporter, whose amino-acid sequence MFRRISGVVSGGAVWNQIRTIGPALVLAAVVVGPGSIALSTIAGSLYGYQLLWVPIVATVFMIAYTWMAARIGLVTGKTILQVTRERYGSTVATAGGSFGFLAILAFQAGNNAGIGFATSALVGYDVRLWAAVFSLAAIGFLWLPDLYDKVELLVKAVVGVMLLAFVGTLATVGFDVHASTTGIVPSVPDLDAALLALGMAATTFSIAAATYQSYLVREKEWGVDQLSEKGMDSILGIAVLGLIVTVILLTSASVIYGAGEPVFSATGMAAQLEPVAGSGAFYLFTLGFFFASLSSLVVNALIGATLLVDGLGRDPSMDGRPVKIWSTVAVLFGLVVVLIFEGDPVELLRIAQAAAVVAFPILGFLILALASSDDVMGSHSNGRLVTALGVVGYLAIVGIVGNYLYEVVTELVQYL is encoded by the coding sequence ATGTTCAGACGAATTTCGGGGGTCGTGTCGGGCGGTGCGGTGTGGAACCAAATTCGGACGATCGGCCCGGCGCTCGTTCTCGCGGCGGTCGTCGTCGGTCCGGGAAGCATCGCGCTCAGCACGATCGCGGGCAGCCTGTACGGCTATCAGTTGCTCTGGGTCCCGATCGTCGCGACGGTCTTCATGATCGCCTACACCTGGATGGCCGCGCGAATCGGACTGGTCACCGGCAAGACGATCCTGCAGGTTACCCGGGAGCGATACGGATCGACGGTCGCGACCGCCGGCGGATCGTTCGGGTTCCTCGCGATTCTGGCCTTTCAGGCCGGAAACAACGCCGGAATCGGATTCGCTACCAGCGCGCTCGTCGGGTACGACGTTCGCCTGTGGGCCGCCGTCTTTTCGCTCGCGGCGATCGGCTTCCTCTGGTTGCCCGACCTGTACGACAAGGTCGAACTGCTGGTGAAAGCGGTCGTCGGCGTGATGCTGCTCGCGTTCGTCGGGACGCTCGCGACCGTCGGCTTCGACGTCCATGCGAGTACCACCGGAATCGTTCCCAGCGTTCCGGACCTCGACGCCGCACTCCTCGCGCTCGGGATGGCCGCGACGACCTTTTCGATCGCCGCGGCGACGTATCAGAGCTACCTGGTGCGCGAGAAGGAGTGGGGCGTCGACCAGCTGTCGGAGAAAGGCATGGACAGCATCCTCGGCATCGCCGTGCTGGGGCTCATCGTTACGGTCATCCTCCTGACCAGTGCGAGCGTCATCTACGGCGCGGGAGAGCCGGTCTTCTCGGCGACGGGGATGGCCGCACAGCTCGAGCCCGTCGCCGGCTCGGGCGCGTTCTACCTGTTCACGCTCGGCTTTTTCTTCGCGAGCCTCTCCTCGCTCGTCGTCAACGCGCTCATCGGCGCGACGTTACTGGTCGACGGCCTCGGCCGCGATCCCTCGATGGACGGCCGCCCGGTCAAAATATGGTCGACGGTCGCCGTGCTGTTCGGACTCGTCGTGGTCCTGATCTTCGAGGGCGATCCGGTCGAACTGCTTCGCATCGCGCAGGCGGCCGCCGTCGTCGCGTTCCCGATCCTCGGCTTCCTCATCCTCGCGCTCGCCAGCAGCGACGACGTCATGGGGTCGCACTCGAACGGTCGCCTCGTCACCGCCCTCGGCGTGGTCGGCTACCTCGCGATCGTCGGGATCGTCGGCAACTACCTGTACGAGGTCGTCACCGAACTCGTGCAGTATCTCTGA
- a CDS encoding LLM class flavin-dependent oxidoreductase, whose protein sequence is MKFGVFLNQYYTPDGDFEVTDLYEQAELIEGVGFDGVSLGERHVHEEGVVEPIAGLSALAARTETLDLSTMAMLPMLYNPLHLAEYVATIDRLSGGRMHFGAAVGYREREIEPFGIEMEERSKAMIESLHVLKRLWTEESVSHDGTQWSFDDVFVSPRPKESMPVWIGGHADIAIKRAAYRGDAWIASASSTTADLEEQIGVYESSLEEFDMDRDDNEVILMRDCFVADSVEEARETIEPYLLELYRMYARWGQTYMDEHEVEVDYEELEEKFVIGSPADCVEQLREYEELGVDQVYVRCQFPGQPQETTLETLERFGEEVIPAFE, encoded by the coding sequence ATGAAGTTCGGCGTCTTTCTGAACCAGTACTACACGCCGGACGGGGACTTCGAGGTTACCGATCTGTACGAGCAAGCCGAACTGATCGAGGGCGTCGGCTTCGACGGCGTCTCGCTCGGGGAACGACACGTCCACGAGGAAGGCGTCGTCGAACCGATCGCGGGGCTCTCCGCGCTCGCCGCGCGAACCGAGACGCTCGACCTCTCGACGATGGCGATGCTGCCGATGCTGTACAACCCGCTGCACCTCGCCGAGTACGTCGCGACGATCGACCGACTCTCGGGCGGCCGCATGCACTTCGGCGCAGCGGTCGGCTATCGCGAGCGCGAGATCGAGCCGTTCGGTATCGAGATGGAGGAGCGATCGAAGGCGATGATCGAATCGCTGCACGTGCTCAAGCGGCTGTGGACCGAAGAGAGCGTCAGTCACGACGGAACGCAGTGGTCGTTCGACGACGTGTTCGTCAGTCCCCGTCCGAAAGAGTCGATGCCGGTCTGGATCGGCGGCCACGCGGACATCGCGATCAAACGAGCGGCCTACCGCGGTGACGCCTGGATCGCGAGCGCGTCCTCGACGACGGCCGACCTCGAGGAGCAGATCGGTGTCTACGAATCGTCACTCGAGGAGTTCGACATGGATCGCGACGACAACGAGGTCATCCTCATGCGGGATTGCTTCGTCGCCGATTCGGTCGAAGAGGCGCGAGAGACCATCGAGCCCTACCTCCTGGAGCTCTACCGGATGTACGCCCGCTGGGGACAGACCTACATGGACGAACACGAAGTCGAGGTCGACTACGAGGAACTCGAGGAGAAGTTCGTCATCGGCTCCCCCGCCGACTGCGTCGAACAGCTTCGCGAGTACGAGGAACTCGGCGTCGATCAGGTGTACGTCCGCTGTCAGTTCCCCGGACAGCCCCAGGAAACGACGCTCGAGACGCTCGAGCGCTTCGGCGAGGAAGTCATCCCCGCGTTCGAGTGA
- a CDS encoding Gfo/Idh/MocA family protein, with the protein MAKSDTPTTDVSTGDETNAPTVGYVGLDHHHAEPYLRTLETLPATVACACEPNDAFDVESVASLGDVPVYGDLETMLADAALDAVFVTLSNRDTPTAIERALEHGVDVYTEKPAARTAAELESLIDLAARTDATVCVSYPWQGHPIAEQLKSHLDRGFFGDLRGFEARFVASQLEHRDADHFIFDADASRGGILQWLGIHWIQLLAWLVDSPISRVNASTAAEFDGVDVEDGATLQLETEAGALGTFHCGYYLRDGVYDTRLNLYGSGGRSSWDPMGRTFGFEGETSLELESTDDDWGATPHRTITHEYEEGAGYGGAWGREFVEGFFDARETGTDPPVTLEDALTVLRILDAAYESAETDRWVAVET; encoded by the coding sequence ATGGCCAAATCCGATACCCCAACGACGGACGTCAGTACCGGCGACGAAACGAACGCGCCGACCGTCGGCTACGTCGGCCTCGATCACCACCACGCCGAGCCGTACTTGCGGACGCTCGAGACGCTTCCGGCGACGGTGGCCTGCGCGTGCGAACCGAACGACGCGTTCGACGTCGAATCGGTCGCGAGCCTCGGAGACGTCCCGGTGTACGGCGATCTGGAGACGATGCTCGCGGACGCCGCGCTCGACGCGGTGTTCGTGACGCTCTCGAACCGGGACACCCCGACGGCCATCGAACGGGCGCTCGAGCACGGCGTCGACGTCTACACGGAGAAGCCGGCGGCCCGCACCGCCGCGGAGCTCGAGTCGCTGATCGACCTCGCGGCGCGCACCGACGCGACCGTCTGCGTCTCCTACCCGTGGCAGGGCCATCCGATCGCCGAACAGCTGAAGTCACATCTCGACCGCGGCTTCTTCGGCGACCTCCGCGGATTCGAGGCGCGGTTCGTCGCCTCGCAGCTCGAGCATCGCGACGCCGACCACTTCATCTTCGACGCGGACGCGAGCCGCGGCGGCATCCTCCAGTGGCTCGGCATCCACTGGATTCAGCTCCTCGCGTGGCTCGTCGACTCCCCGATCAGCCGGGTGAACGCCAGCACGGCCGCCGAGTTCGACGGCGTCGACGTCGAAGACGGGGCGACGCTCCAGCTGGAGACCGAAGCCGGCGCACTCGGGACGTTTCACTGCGGGTATTACCTGCGCGACGGCGTCTACGACACCCGGCTGAACCTCTACGGCAGCGGCGGCCGGAGCAGCTGGGATCCGATGGGACGGACCTTCGGCTTCGAGGGGGAGACGTCGCTCGAACTGGAGTCGACGGACGACGACTGGGGCGCCACGCCCCACCGGACGATCACCCACGAGTACGAGGAGGGGGCCGGCTACGGCGGCGCGTGGGGCCGGGAGTTCGTCGAGGGGTTCTTCGACGCCCGCGAGACGGGGACGGACCCGCCCGTCACGCTCGAGGACGCCCTGACCGTACTCCGGATCCTCGACGCCGCGTACGAGTCGGCCGAGACGGATCGGTGGGTTGCGGTCGAAACGTAA
- a CDS encoding fumarylacetoacetate hydrolase family protein — protein sequence MRTVRFSDPSGLARTGTWTHSGIETGNRSYDPDEVTLLPPSDPTKIVCQAGGYVDHREESGFDDLPDRPELFLKTPNCVAGHGDAIELPPGRDEVEFEAEFGIVIDEQCREVSEDEAMDVVRGFTCVNDVSNRDDQAEERNWVRGKAFDASLPMGPVLATPDEVPDDARLELRLNGETKQETTRDMMIFSVSELVAEVTELITLEPGDVIASGTPFGPGPLEPGDVVEVEFEGVGTLENHVVER from the coding sequence ATGCGCACCGTCCGATTTAGCGATCCGTCCGGCCTCGCCCGGACCGGGACGTGGACCCACAGCGGTATCGAAACCGGCAACCGAAGCTACGACCCTGACGAGGTTACCCTCCTGCCGCCCAGCGATCCGACGAAGATCGTCTGCCAGGCCGGCGGGTACGTGGATCACCGCGAGGAGTCCGGCTTCGACGACCTGCCGGACCGACCCGAACTGTTTCTGAAGACCCCGAACTGCGTCGCCGGCCACGGCGACGCGATCGAACTGCCGCCCGGACGAGACGAAGTCGAGTTCGAGGCGGAGTTCGGCATCGTCATCGACGAGCAGTGCCGCGAGGTCAGCGAGGACGAGGCGATGGACGTCGTTCGCGGGTTCACCTGCGTCAACGACGTCTCGAATCGCGACGACCAGGCCGAGGAGCGCAACTGGGTCCGCGGGAAGGCGTTCGACGCCTCGCTCCCGATGGGACCGGTGCTCGCGACGCCCGACGAGGTTCCCGACGACGCGCGCCTCGAGCTCCGGCTCAACGGCGAGACGAAACAGGAGACGACGCGCGACATGATGATCTTCTCCGTCTCGGAACTCGTCGCCGAAGTGACGGAACTCATCACGCTCGAGCCGGGCGACGTCATCGCGAGCGGCACCCCGTTCGGACCCGGCCCGCTCGAGCCCGGCGACGTCGTCGAGGTCGAGTTCGAGGGCGTCGGAACGCTCGAGAACCACGTCGTCGAACGCTGA
- a CDS encoding S-layer protein, whose amino-acid sequence MRTNRLTRRQVSVTIATGLGIALAGCAGDDGDDADENGDDDDEEKELNDQELEGEDEGPGSLTIRLENEDGEPISEGVEVTVDLEDDPLSYTYSQEIEGGEVTVSLEDEGDYTVVAESTDDEFEPVEEEVSVGDDDEEITLTLEGATDDGDEDDGENGE is encoded by the coding sequence GTGAGAACGAATCGTCTCACCCGAAGACAGGTTAGTGTAACGATTGCAACCGGCCTAGGAATCGCGCTCGCGGGCTGTGCGGGGGACGACGGCGACGACGCGGACGAGAACGGCGACGATGACGACGAGGAGAAAGAACTGAACGACCAGGAACTGGAGGGCGAAGACGAGGGTCCCGGATCGCTGACGATCCGCCTGGAAAACGAAGACGGAGAGCCGATCTCGGAGGGCGTCGAGGTCACCGTCGACCTCGAGGACGATCCCCTCTCGTACACGTACAGCCAGGAGATCGAGGGCGGCGAAGTGACCGTCTCCCTCGAGGACGAAGGCGACTACACGGTGGTCGCCGAGAGCACGGACGACGAGTTCGAACCCGTCGAAGAGGAGGTCTCCGTCGGAGACGACGACGAGGAAATCACGCTGACCCTCGAGGGCGCGACGGACGACGGCGACGAGGACGACGGCGAGAACGGCGAGTAG
- a CDS encoding Gfo/Idh/MocA family protein codes for MSGTAPRVAIVGLGTIGRIHANRIHRLDATLVAGTDVSADARESFAAEYGVSTYADHETMLESTDTDAVFVCVPNRVHERVATDALDSGRAVLLEKPLAHSLESAERIAAAADDADAFCAVGFTMRFSNLTRRVVTLREEGRLGSISHVDVNYLRRDALPGEGRSWFTDPDLAGGGVAMDLGVHVVDLALYLLEYPTVLEVTGVTRSEFGKYDVEDSALALLRCADDRSISVQTSWRATRPPSQQCVVRGTDAGVEFDVTEPDVDLFDARTDGADETLAVDVADMHLAEDRAFLEALDGERKGFSRTVEDALTVQRVLRAIYDSSNRDEAVRLDEYR; via the coding sequence ATGAGCGGGACGGCCCCCCGCGTCGCGATCGTCGGACTCGGAACGATCGGCCGCATTCACGCGAACCGGATTCATCGACTGGACGCGACGCTCGTCGCCGGCACGGACGTGAGCGCGGACGCGCGCGAGTCGTTCGCGGCGGAGTACGGCGTTTCGACGTACGCGGACCACGAGACGATGCTCGAGAGTACCGACACTGACGCGGTGTTCGTCTGCGTTCCGAACCGCGTTCACGAACGGGTCGCGACCGACGCCCTCGACAGCGGACGCGCGGTCCTCCTCGAAAAGCCGCTGGCCCACTCCCTCGAGAGCGCCGAGCGGATCGCAGCCGCGGCCGACGACGCCGACGCGTTCTGCGCGGTGGGGTTCACGATGCGATTCTCGAACCTCACGCGGCGGGTCGTGACGCTGCGGGAGGAGGGCCGACTCGGCTCGATCAGCCACGTCGACGTGAACTACCTTCGACGGGACGCGCTGCCCGGCGAGGGGCGAAGCTGGTTCACGGATCCGGACCTGGCCGGCGGCGGCGTCGCGATGGATCTCGGCGTCCACGTCGTCGATCTGGCGCTGTACCTGCTCGAGTACCCGACCGTCCTCGAGGTGACCGGCGTCACCCGAAGCGAGTTCGGGAAGTACGACGTGGAGGATTCGGCCCTCGCGCTGTTGCGGTGTGCCGACGACCGGTCGATTTCCGTTCAAACGTCCTGGCGAGCGACGCGGCCGCCGTCGCAGCAGTGCGTCGTTCGGGGGACCGACGCGGGCGTCGAGTTCGACGTCACGGAACCGGACGTCGACCTCTTCGACGCCCGGACGGACGGCGCCGACGAGACGCTGGCCGTCGACGTCGCTGACATGCACCTGGCGGAGGATCGCGCGTTCCTCGAGGCCCTGGACGGAGAGCGAAAGGGCTTCTCGAGGACGGTCGAGGACGCGTTGACCGTCCAGCGGGTACTCCGCGCGATTTACGACTCGAGCAATCGCGACGAGGCCGTTCGGCTAGACGAGTACCGCTGA
- a CDS encoding Gfo/Idh/MocA family protein: protein MTTLGTVSVGILSAAHVHADEYARLLCDREGAELVGIADEDPNRGRETADRHGVEYVPEGDADALLERIDGALVCSTNARHAEWIDRAADVGVDVLCEKPLAPSAETAREIVDRWEGSDIGLGVAMPLRFSEPARRAKEALESDEIGELRSISGTNRGRMPGGWFVDPDESGGGAVMDHTVHIVDLVSHLTGERVDEVYAETGTRFHDIDVEDVNVLSMRLTDGTTFLLDGSWSKPDAWHTWGDATLEFVGREGTIAVDCFDQSLVHTKASGEDEGVRSVFCGTDPNAGLLRDFVTSVADGYDPAVTPVDALEAVAVVEAAYESATTDRPVEVSRSS from the coding sequence ATGACTACCCTTGGAACCGTCTCCGTCGGAATCCTGTCGGCGGCACACGTTCACGCGGACGAGTACGCGCGATTGCTCTGCGATCGCGAGGGCGCCGAACTCGTCGGCATCGCGGACGAAGATCCGAATCGGGGTCGCGAAACCGCCGATCGCCACGGTGTCGAGTACGTTCCCGAGGGCGACGCCGACGCGCTACTCGAGCGGATCGACGGCGCGCTGGTCTGCTCGACGAACGCTCGCCACGCCGAGTGGATCGACCGGGCGGCCGACGTGGGCGTCGACGTCCTGTGCGAGAAACCGCTCGCGCCGTCCGCGGAGACGGCTCGGGAGATCGTCGACCGCTGGGAGGGTTCCGATATCGGACTCGGCGTGGCGATGCCGCTCCGATTCAGCGAACCCGCACGGCGAGCGAAGGAGGCTCTCGAGTCGGACGAAATCGGGGAGCTCCGATCGATCTCCGGCACGAACCGTGGACGGATGCCCGGCGGCTGGTTCGTCGATCCCGACGAATCCGGCGGCGGCGCGGTGATGGATCACACCGTCCACATCGTCGATCTGGTGTCACACCTCACCGGCGAGCGGGTCGACGAGGTGTACGCGGAGACCGGAACCCGGTTTCACGATATCGACGTCGAAGACGTCAACGTACTCTCGATGCGGCTGACGGACGGAACGACGTTCCTGCTCGACGGTTCCTGGAGCAAGCCGGACGCGTGGCACACGTGGGGAGACGCAACGCTCGAGTTCGTCGGGCGCGAGGGAACGATCGCCGTCGACTGCTTCGACCAGTCGCTCGTCCACACGAAGGCCTCGGGCGAGGACGAGGGGGTCCGCTCGGTCTTCTGCGGAACCGACCCGAACGCGGGGCTGCTCCGGGACTTCGTTACCAGCGTCGCCGACGGATACGACCCCGCCGTCACGCCGGTGGATGCGCTCGAGGCGGTCGCCGTCGTCGAAGCGGCGTACGAATCCGCGACGACCGACCGGCCGGTCGAGGTGAGCCGTTCGTCATGA
- a CDS encoding Gfo/Idh/MocA family protein gives MRVGIAGAGFTARTHIEAYRETDVEIAALSSPSGPDETIAEFDLDAEAYTDVDAMCDRADLDFVDVCTPTHTHLPIVRTAVDSGLDVFLEKPIAESLDSARELAAVVDDADVTCMVGHVVRFVPAYRRASELDIGSPGVARARRLSPFPDWGSNEWFADPEKSGGIFVDLAIHDLDYLRWCWGPVDRVFARTSGKSTSAHGFATLRFENGAVGYVEASWAQPSERPLTYELELAGDDGLVEFSSATDEPYVRWNEEGSTVERPLSEDGYRRELEHFVSSLESDSKPAVGPEDAVESLRLALAARRSAERGEPVSPAEVGR, from the coding sequence ATGCGTGTCGGAATCGCGGGCGCGGGCTTCACGGCGCGGACGCACATCGAGGCGTACAGAGAGACGGACGTCGAGATCGCGGCACTCTCGTCTCCGAGCGGTCCCGACGAGACGATCGCGGAGTTCGATCTCGACGCCGAGGCGTACACCGACGTCGACGCGATGTGTGACCGCGCGGACCTCGACTTCGTCGACGTCTGCACGCCGACGCACACGCACCTTCCGATCGTCCGAACCGCAGTCGACTCGGGACTCGACGTCTTTCTCGAGAAACCGATCGCGGAATCGCTCGACAGCGCTCGCGAACTGGCCGCGGTCGTCGACGACGCTGACGTAACCTGCATGGTCGGCCACGTCGTTCGATTCGTGCCGGCGTACCGACGGGCGAGCGAACTGGATATCGGTTCGCCCGGCGTTGCGCGAGCGCGTCGGCTCTCCCCGTTCCCGGACTGGGGTTCGAACGAGTGGTTCGCCGATCCGGAGAAGAGCGGCGGCATCTTCGTCGACCTGGCGATTCACGATCTCGATTACCTCCGCTGGTGCTGGGGACCGGTCGACCGCGTCTTCGCCAGAACCAGCGGTAAGTCGACTTCCGCACACGGCTTCGCCACGCTCCGCTTCGAGAACGGGGCGGTGGGATACGTGGAAGCCTCGTGGGCACAACCCTCGGAAAGACCGCTGACGTACGAACTCGAACTCGCGGGTGACGACGGACTCGTCGAGTTCTCGAGCGCAACCGACGAGCCGTACGTTCGCTGGAACGAGGAGGGATCGACGGTCGAACGGCCGCTCTCGGAGGACGGATACCGCCGCGAACTCGAGCACTTCGTCTCGTCTCTCGAGTCCGATTCGAAGCCGGCGGTCGGTCCCGAGGACGCGGTCGAATCGCTGCGCCTCGCGCTCGCCGCGCGGCGCTCGGCCGAACGTGGGGAACCGGTCTCGCCGGCGGAGGTGGGTCGATGA
- a CDS encoding enolase-like domain-containing protein, translated as MTISVRSVDQYVLDMELRMPFHFGNTTLTELPHLFIRVECGGELAGQEGVAAEGLSPLWFLKEPGVTFADGLDRMLEVIDEATARAEEIDADTVFDFWQTLYERQREWAAGTEHPPLLWSFGVSLVERAVIDAFCRARGTTFDRAVRRNAFGIDLGEIYPELSGTEPADYLPAEPRRTTAIRHTVGFTDPVTEADLDAESRLDDGLPQTLDEYVAEQGVSFLKIKLSGDVERDANRLARLADELEEITDEYAVTLDANEQYGDAESFRADWNRLTDSSATDALLDRLRYVEQPLARGDALTDATRETFTEWDARPPMIIDESDGELRSLARALECGYVGTSHKNCKGAFKGIANACLIEHRRREDPGGEYVISGEDLSTVGPVSLLQDLAVMATMGNRHVERNGHHYFRGVAMLPDELQDELLATHGDLYRQHQRGFPTLDVDDGWISLETVVDAPFGYAVDLDLEQFAPRSEWEFTPSDP; from the coding sequence ATGACAATCAGCGTCCGATCCGTCGATCAGTACGTCCTAGACATGGAGTTGCGAATGCCGTTTCACTTCGGGAATACGACCCTCACCGAGCTCCCACACCTGTTCATCCGTGTCGAGTGTGGCGGGGAGCTGGCGGGACAGGAGGGTGTCGCGGCCGAAGGGCTCTCGCCGCTGTGGTTCCTCAAGGAGCCGGGCGTCACGTTCGCGGACGGTCTCGACCGGATGCTCGAGGTCATCGACGAGGCGACCGCGCGCGCCGAGGAGATCGACGCCGACACGGTGTTCGACTTCTGGCAGACGCTCTACGAACGACAGCGCGAGTGGGCCGCCGGGACGGAACATCCGCCGCTGCTCTGGTCGTTCGGCGTGAGCCTCGTCGAGCGCGCGGTGATCGACGCGTTCTGTCGAGCCAGAGGGACGACGTTCGATCGGGCGGTCCGCCGGAACGCCTTCGGAATCGATCTCGGCGAGATCTATCCGGAGTTATCGGGTACCGAACCCGCGGACTACCTGCCGGCCGAACCCCGGCGCACGACGGCGATTCGGCATACCGTCGGCTTCACCGATCCCGTGACCGAGGCCGACCTCGACGCCGAGAGCCGGCTCGACGACGGACTGCCCCAGACGCTCGACGAGTACGTCGCGGAGCAGGGCGTCTCCTTCCTCAAGATCAAACTCAGCGGCGACGTCGAGCGCGACGCGAACCGGTTGGCGCGACTGGCCGACGAACTCGAGGAGATAACGGACGAGTACGCCGTGACGCTCGACGCGAACGAACAGTACGGTGACGCCGAATCGTTCAGAGCGGACTGGAATCGGTTGACGGACTCGTCGGCGACCGATGCGCTGCTCGATCGGTTACGCTACGTCGAACAGCCGCTCGCCCGCGGCGACGCCCTCACCGACGCCACTCGGGAGACGTTTACAGAGTGGGACGCTCGCCCGCCGATGATCATCGACGAGTCGGACGGCGAACTCCGGAGTCTCGCGCGGGCGCTCGAGTGTGGTTACGTCGGAACGAGCCACAAGAACTGCAAGGGCGCGTTCAAGGGCATCGCGAACGCGTGTCTGATCGAACACCGCCGGCGCGAGGATCCGGGCGGCGAGTACGTCATTAGCGGCGAGGATCTCTCGACCGTCGGTCCGGTTTCGCTGTTGCAGGACCTCGCCGTGATGGCGACGATGGGGAACCGACACGTCGAACGGAACGGCCACCACTACTTCCGTGGCGTGGCGATGCTCCCCGACGAGCTCCAGGACGAACTCCTCGCGACTCACGGCGACCTGTACCGCCAGCACCAGCGGGGATTCCCCACGCTCGACGTCGACGACGGCTGGATTTCGCTCGAGACGGTCGTCGACGCACCGTTCGGCTACGCCGTCGATCTCGACCTCGAGCAGTTCGCGCCGCGATCCGAGTGGGAATTCACGCCGTCGGACCCCTGA
- a CDS encoding IclR family transcriptional regulator, whose product MNAAKNPIQAVQRTLEIVGVLRDQREARVTDIADELGLSKGTIHCHLATLEQNGYVVKNGQRYALGLRFIDLAHHAKNRVDIYDITRAEVDTLAAESGEMSLFTVEEHGEGVCLYKAEGEDAVQTELYVGYRNGLYHTAVGKALLAFMPEERREEIIQQTDLEQITPNTITDPDELREELAEIRERGIAYNHEETIQGLVGIGAPIRDQDGTLYGAVSLIGPVSRMEDERLTEELPELIRRAVNIIEVNITSL is encoded by the coding sequence ATGAACGCAGCAAAAAATCCCATACAAGCGGTCCAACGGACGCTCGAGATCGTCGGCGTGCTCAGAGACCAGCGGGAGGCTCGAGTGACCGATATCGCCGACGAACTGGGCCTCTCGAAGGGAACGATTCACTGCCACCTGGCGACGCTCGAACAGAACGGGTACGTCGTCAAAAACGGGCAGCGATACGCGCTCGGACTCCGATTTATCGATCTCGCCCACCACGCGAAAAACCGCGTCGACATCTACGATATTACGCGAGCGGAGGTCGATACCCTCGCAGCCGAATCGGGCGAGATGTCGCTGTTCACCGTCGAAGAACACGGAGAAGGTGTCTGTCTCTACAAGGCCGAAGGCGAAGACGCCGTCCAGACGGAGCTGTACGTGGGCTACCGAAACGGACTGTATCACACCGCCGTCGGGAAAGCGCTCCTCGCGTTTATGCCCGAGGAGCGTCGGGAAGAGATCATTCAACAAACCGACCTCGAGCAGATCACGCCGAACACGATCACGGATCCGGACGAACTCCGGGAGGAACTGGCCGAAATTCGCGAGCGCGGTATCGCGTACAACCACGAGGAGACGATTCAGGGACTCGTCGGCATCGGCGCGCCGATTCGAGATCAGGACGGGACGCTCTACGGAGCCGTTTCGCTCATCGGTCCGGTGAGTCGGATGGAGGACGAACGACTCACGGAAGAGTTACCGGAACTGATCCGCCGAGCGGTCAATATCATCGAGGTGAACATCACCTCGCTGTAG